A genomic region of Ictidomys tridecemlineatus isolate mIctTri1 chromosome 10, mIctTri1.hap1, whole genome shotgun sequence contains the following coding sequences:
- the LOC144367630 gene encoding olfactory receptor 2AE1-like, giving the protein MWLRNQTSLADFIFEGLFDDSPTHLFLFCLTMVVYLVALSGNTLTILLICVDHGLHTHFLLIQLSLMDLMHVCTTIPKMATNYLSGTKSVFFLGCATQHFLYLSLGGAECLLLALMSYDRYVAICQPLHYTVLMRRKLALMMALTSWLGASLNSLIYTVILMHFPFCGTQKMYHFYCEYPAVVKLVCVNVTVYVSTVFISTIVLLLLPIILVSTSYGFILHSVIEMHSSGSKRNIFAICSSHLIVLSLWFGACIFSYVKPRSQHAPLQDKVGSVFYRIITPTLNPLIYTLWNTNVAKALRRVLGIQITQRLYSQLSQTEIGIG; this is encoded by the coding sequence ATGTGGCTGAGGAATCAGACGTCTCTGGCAGACTTCATCTTTGAAGGGCTCTTTGATGACTCCCCAAcccaccttttccttttttgcctGACCATGGTGGTCTACCTTGTTGCACTGAGTGGCAACACCCTTACCATCCTCCTCATCTGTGTGGATCATGGGCTTCACACACACTTCCTGCTCATCCAGCTGTCCCTCATGGACCTAATGCACGTCTGCACAACCATCCCCAAGATGGCTACCAACTACCTGTCTGGCACCAAGTCCGTCTTTTTCTTGGGATGTGCCACCCAGCACttcctctatttgtctctgggtgGTGCTGAGTGTCTTCTGCTAGCTCTCATGTCCTATGACAGGTATGTTGCTATCTGTCAGCCTCTGCATTACACTGTGCTCATGAGAAGGAAGTTGGCACTGATGATGGCCCTCACCTCATGGTTGGGGGCATCTCTGAACTCCCTAATTTACACAGTCATCTTGATGCACTTTCCCTTCTGTGGGACTCAGAAAATGTACCACTTCTACTGTGAGTATCCAGCTGTCGTGAAGTTGGTATGTGTTAACGTCACTGTCTATGTGTCCACAGTGTTCATCAGCACCATcgtgcttctcctcctccccatcatcCTGGTTTCTACATCCTATGGCTTCATCCTGCACAGTGTCATTGAGATGCATTCATCTGGGAGTAAGAGAAATATCTTTGCCATTTGCAGCTCCCACCTCATTGTGTTGTCTCTCTGGTTTGGTGCCTGCATCTTCTCATACGTGAAGCCCAGGTCCCAGCACGCTCCACTGCAAGACAAAGTTGGTTCTGTGTTCTATAGGATCATTACTCCCACTCTGAATCCTCTGATTTATACTCTCTGGAATACAAATGTAGCTAAGGCTCTGAGGAGAGTGTTAGGGATACAGATCACCCAGCGATTGTACTCGCAGTTGTCCCAAACAGAGATTGGAATAGGATAA